The Synechococcus sp. MVIR-18-1 region CTCCAAAGGGTGCTTGAAGGCCTTCGATGGAGATGCGTTCACCCTTCCTGAAATCTCCTCCAGGAAACTGAATCATGTAATTTCCAGTGTTGTCTGCTATCCAGACATCACCATTTTTAGATGTAGCAATTCCCTGAAGTTGGCCTACTTCTTTATCAATAGTGGCAGGTCCAAGTGCTGTTCCATCTTTGAGGTCAAACACACCAACTTTGTTGTTGAATGTGCCAACCCAAGCATAGTTTTCTGAGATTCCTGTTCCCCAGCCAACCCCGTCCAAGCCCTGTCCGTTGTAGCCAGTAATTGCCGGTGATTGCGCTGTTCCCGTTTGATCGAAGTGCGTCATGCCGCCACCAATGCTGTTCACCACACCGGATTGCGATCCGGGGATCCAGTTGGCTCCACTCCAGAGATGGCCCTTCTGGTCAAAGCTCAACTTTCCGAGTGCAAATGCACCACCACCCTGCAGTCTGATCGACAGGGAAAAACTCTCTGGTTGAAACAACAAATAGGGAAGCGATGCGGTTGTTCTTCGGTCAGAGTTTTGGCCAACAGGATAATTCTTATCAAATAGTCTGTATAACTTATCTGTATTTTTCCAGGGTAATTTCGCAATGCTTGTCATTGCATCAAGAGTATTCGTGGCTTCTGTTAGGGAGAAGAGCTGGGTGCAGGATTGTTGTTTTTGAGGATCCCCGCAAAGCGCTAAAAGGTTGGAAAGAACATTAATACGAGCAGCAGTTTCTGAATTAAGTAAGTTGAATCCATTGAGCAATGTCTCCCCAAATTCTCCTGTGCTTGGGTTGATTAGGTGCTTGACATGTCCTGAACCAATCGCCAAAGCATTTTTGCTGCCGATCAGTTGATCACCTTTTAATTGCTGAGCATTGGGCCAGACAGATCCCACTGTGGTTCGTTCACTAATCGCGACAGTTCCATTCACTGTTTCATCGAGAACAGTGAGCATCGTGAGGCGATCAACCTTTGCATTGTTCACCGTTCCACCTGATGCGATCAGGTAGTGAACGGTTCCAGCGCTGGGCTTAACGGCCAGATCGAAACGTCCATCGCTTCTGGAACGCACAACGTTGACCCTCTTGGGCTGTGTCCCGCCTTGCGTTGTCCAGTGGGTGATCGAAGCATTAGCCACAGGTTGTCCCATCACAGAAACCTGGCCGCGTAGCGGCTTGTGGTCGCCAGCTTGTGCCGCTTGATCACCAGCAAAGCCAGCAAGGCTGATACCCAGGCCAGCGATCAACAGTCCTCGATTCAAGGCGTTGGTGAGGACCATGCAATGGATGGGCGAATCCTTTCTTGTTAGAGGGGGTCACTGCCCTTGCCACCCCCTCAACGGGCATCTTGTACGAATGGGCTCATGGGAGCCCATTCAGCAGGTTTCGTTAGTGCTTCTCACTCGGTCAGTGCCGTTGAAAAACCTCACGGGCAGCGAACCGCTCGTGAGGCCAAGTGGAGCTCAGAAGTAGGTCCCGTGCAAGTCAGCCGGAATCTCGAGATTCTGAGGCTCATCGCATTGGCTGGCTTGTTCAGCCAGTTGTGCCAGAGCGATTGATTCCGGTGGAAGCGGAACGCTGCACGCCTCGAGAAGAAAAAGAATGCACGATCAGGACCATTTTTATATGTAGCTCGAATATCGTTTAAGTCAAATAAAAACGACTCAAACCAGAGTTTTTACATCTTCATGCGTGCTCTCCCGATCGCTTTGACCTTGGGCCTTTTGTTTGGGGGATTAGCTGAGCGAGGACAGATCGCCCAAGCTCAATCCGTTGATGTCACAACCATCAAAGATGAACTTAGCCCCAGTGAATTCAGGGCCTATGGAGAAAGTTCACCTAAGAAACTGAAATCTCGCCTTGGTGAACTCACATTCACCAAGGGCGGTTTTGCAGGCGGTTACCCCAGTCTTGAGACCATCGATACTCTTAAGAATGAGCTCGATTTTCAAAAGGCAACACAGGCGTACATCTGGGCCGCTCCGATTGTCAGTTATGCCCGATGGCTTGAGTCCCATGAAGAGCTTTTCGGTGCCAAAGATGGCCAGATCGTGCGGCTCACCTCTCCTAAGGCGAAGCAGGGAATTCTGACGGCAAATGCCACAACTCCCTATGCAGTTGCCTTTGCCGATCTCTCTAGAACAGGGCCACTGGTTTTTGACATTCCCAAAGGACTGTCAGCAGGGGTTGTCAATGACATCTGGCAGCGTGGCATTCATGATTTCGGGATGTCTGGTCCGGATCAGGGCAATGGCGCGAAGCTGCTCGTCCTTGCGCCTCAGATGGCCATCCCCGATGGTTTGGATACCAATGAGTACACCGTCATTCGCAATGGCTCGAACATTGCGTTTTTTGGGATCAGGGCTCTGATGCCTGATCCTGCTGAGGCGGATCAGCTGTTATCAAGTTTCCGCATCTTTCCCTATGCAGAACGTGCCAATCCCACCCTGAATCCGATCATTGATGTGGATGAAAGCACGGAGTGGGGGCAATGGCAGCCCCATGGGATGGCCTACTGGAAGGCATTGAAAAAAATCATGGATCGCGAAGTTTTTGAAGATCGCGATCGCTTCTTTTTGAGCATGCTCGCCTCGCTTGGTCTGGAGAAGGGCCAACCCTTACAGCTCACGGCGACTCAGGCTGAGGTCTTGAAAGAAGCTGCCGTGATCGGTGAGGCCATGCTCAAATCGATCACCTTTGACAAGCCCTTCTCAAACAATGATCTTTACAAGGGCACGAACTGGGATCAGCTGATGGTGGTCACAGTGGATGACCGAGATGGTGATATGGATCAGCTATATCGCAGGGCTGCCTTTACCTGGGAGGCTGTTTCAAGGGGCAAGGCTTATTACATCGAGAAGGCAGGCATCGGACAGCAATACCGGACGGCTTACAAGGATGGCAATGGCAACTTTTTGGAAGGCGACAAGCACTACAAGCTGACGATGCCGCCCAATGCGCCTGCGGAGGTGTTCTGGTCGATTGTGGTTTATGACGTCAATTCGCGCACGCTGATTCTCAACGATGAAGGCAGGGCTGCACTGAGCTCAAGAACGGGTCTGATTGAAAACGACGATGGTTCAGTGACGATGCACTTCAGCCCTGAATTGCCGGACGGCGTTGAAAAAGCCAATTGGATTCAAACCAATCCCAAGGAGAGCTGGTTCTCCTATCTGCGCTTTTACGGACCGACTCAGGCCTATTTCGATCAGACCTATCCCTTGCAGGACATCATGCCTGTGAACTAACGATTGCATGAGAAAGCCCCATCAATGGGCTACTACAGGAAGGGCTACTCGGGGCGCGAGATCAGTCCTTCCTGTTACATCAATGTCTTCAGGCAATCCAACTCAACAATAAGGAGATAAGAAAATGAGAACCAAGCACTTCATCCTCACCGCCGCGGTTCTTGCAGGATCATTGCCGTTTCACCCCTTCAACCGTAGGAGAGTCCAACCTATAAAGCGAAGGTTCCCGAGGTATTGCTAACTCCCGACAAGATGGAGAGCAGCTATCTCGGTGAACTGAGATTTCAAGACGGTTTTCCAACGAAGGAAACTGCCTACAAAGTCAGCAACTTCGTAGACATCTCCCGTGCGGTCGAACTGTTCATCAATGGAACGCCAGGCGACTTCGAATCAGTTAAATAGCTGGACAATTAACATTTAAGAAACGCATTTGCTTTTGATTGAAGTTGAGAGTGACTGGCTAGGTAAGCCAAGTTGTCTCTAGTTTTTTGTGCAACTGGTCGTGATTGCGAGCAACCGCTGGATGCAGCAACTGCATCCAGTTTTCGAACGGCATGATTGTGCCGCTCGATTCGTCGTTCTTGAAGAAGCAGCTGTCTCAACCGTTTTTCATTACTGCTTCTGGACCTTCACTTTCATGATCGCTCCAGGGGCTGGCACGTACGCACGAAGGACTCCATAAAAGTCTTTGCCGGTGGGAATTCCGTTTTTTCCACCCCCACTAGGACTCAGCGTGATTGTTGTTGTGCCGTCTTGGTTCGGCTCTGAGGAAAATGTGGTCTGGTCGTAGATCTTCAGATCGTTTGGGATCAGCAGTTTGTTATCGGTTCCGTAGAGGGTCACTGAGAAGTAGCCGCCTGAGTTGTAGAGACCAGAGGGCACAGTCAGGGTGTAGGTCGCATCACCTCGAAGTGGTGCGCCAGTGTCGTCAACCATGATCGCGCCGTAACGAACCGTGTCCGCTGGCGTTCCTAGTTGACCCAGCTTGACTCCGGCTGCGAGGTCCAGGAAGCTGATGTCGCCGCTGACCCGACCGAAGGCTTCATCCGGGTTGAGATAGGAGATCACCGTATCGATAACGGCCTGGGCGTTCTTTGTTGTCTCTGAACTGAATTGCTGAACCTCACGCTGCATGTCTCCCTTACCACCCTGCAACTGGAATTGGCTACGGGAGGCGACAACGGCGTCAAGGTTGTCGACAACCACCATCCTGGTCAACACAAGACCCTGATCCGTTTCAAGCTCGACCACCTCAAAGTCACCTGCGGGGACCGCCTGGCCTGGTCGCTTGAGCAGGATCGGCTTTGCTGGGTTGGTGATGACAGCCGGCACGTTGTGCTTCATATCGAAGACCGACACCGACAGGAATTTGTCGTAAGTCGGCGTTGTGAGAATCGCCGGGCCGTCTGAGATCGAAAACCAGTTGTAGCCGTAGTCAACAGTGGCTTGAGGCGTAACCACCGTCGTGTCGCTGGGATCCACCAAACCGGTGAACTTGAAGCTCCCCTTCTCGTTTTTCTCCAGCCAAGTGTTCATCATCTTGACCTGTTCCTGATTCGGATACTCCCTCAAGTACGACTCGACAGTTTCCTGCGCTGCTGCGATTGGACACAGAGTCAGCAGAGGCAGAAGACAGAGAAAACGACGAAGGCGGTGAGACATCTCAGAAATTCTTGAGGGGAGCGCGGTTTGGCTCCCTGATTGCAATATTTTTGCAGCTATCCGACTGATATCACCGACTTTGTTATCGACAGCTCAATTCACTTTTGGGTTTGATCACCTACGTCTCGAGGTGTTGGTGGTGGCCCTATGAATGCCATTGAGGGCATCTCGGCAAAAGACTCAAGCTGGTCCCAAGTTGCCGCTACTGGCACCATCACAGGCCTAAGACATCGATCACCCACTGCTCCAAGAATTAGCTTCCGCCGTTGGAATCGTCTGAACCCGATTAGATCAACTGCAGTTTTTGCTTTTCTTTTTGCAGCAATGCATCTGTCTTTAAAAGCTATTGATCTCACTTCAAAACGATCCTTGTTATCTGGAAGGTTTCAAAAGCATGGCAAGTCCTGACACTGTCACCAAGATGGTGAGCACCCCCAGCAGCATTGGATAAACAGGTTGGAGATTGAGCCAGCCAAACTGCCCGGTATGGACTTTGAGGAGCCAAAAGGCATCAATTCCTTGCTCTAGAAGAAGGCTATAAAGCGAGCCTGTGCTCGCGGTAAGCAAAAGCGGTAGAGCAGCAAGCGGCACCAACCACCTGTGAATGCGTCGTGCTTTTCGCTGGGTCTGGACTCCAGGTTTCATTGCTTGCGTAGTTGTTGGTGCAGTTCTCGTTCATCCGCACAAGGCATCCATTTCCCATTGTTTTGATGGACGCTCGTACAGCCAATGTCATCGGCTCGCGCCTGAGCCTCGGCCTCAGTGGAGTAAAGGCCTTTGCCATGGGCAAGCGCTGGGCTGCTCCCTACAAAGACTGCCACCAGAGCGATCGCAACTGACATCAATGACTCGGTCTTGATCATCAAATTCAGAGGCCTTCGCAGTGTTCCACGGCCTTGAG contains the following coding sequences:
- a CDS encoding DUF1214 domain-containing protein yields the protein MSHRLRRFLCLLPLLTLCPIAAAQETVESYLREYPNQEQVKMMNTWLEKNEKGSFKFTGLVDPSDTTVVTPQATVDYGYNWFSISDGPAILTTPTYDKFLSVSVFDMKHNVPAVITNPAKPILLKRPGQAVPAGDFEVVELETDQGLVLTRMVVVDNLDAVVASRSQFQLQGGKGDMQREVQQFSSETTKNAQAVIDTVISYLNPDEAFGRVSGDISFLDLAAGVKLGQLGTPADTVRYGAIMVDDTGAPLRGDATYTLTVPSGLYNSGGYFSVTLYGTDNKLLIPNDLKIYDQTTFSSEPNQDGTTTITLSPSGGGKNGIPTGKDFYGVLRAYVPAPGAIMKVKVQKQ
- a CDS encoding DUF3721 domain-containing protein: MSVAIALVAVFVGSSPALAHGKGLYSTEAEAQARADDIGCTSVHQNNGKWMPCADERELHQQLRKQ
- a CDS encoding DUF1214 domain-containing protein → MRALPIALTLGLLFGGLAERGQIAQAQSVDVTTIKDELSPSEFRAYGESSPKKLKSRLGELTFTKGGFAGGYPSLETIDTLKNELDFQKATQAYIWAAPIVSYARWLESHEELFGAKDGQIVRLTSPKAKQGILTANATTPYAVAFADLSRTGPLVFDIPKGLSAGVVNDIWQRGIHDFGMSGPDQGNGAKLLVLAPQMAIPDGLDTNEYTVIRNGSNIAFFGIRALMPDPAEADQLLSSFRIFPYAERANPTLNPIIDVDESTEWGQWQPHGMAYWKALKKIMDREVFEDRDRFFLSMLASLGLEKGQPLQLTATQAEVLKEAAVIGEAMLKSITFDKPFSNNDLYKGTNWDQLMVVTVDDRDGDMDQLYRRAAFTWEAVSRGKAYYIEKAGIGQQYRTAYKDGNGNFLEGDKHYKLTMPPNAPAEVFWSIVVYDVNSRTLILNDEGRAALSSRTGLIENDDGSVTMHFSPELPDGVEKANWIQTNPKESWFSYLRFYGPTQAYFDQTYPLQDIMPVN